From one Solea solea chromosome 15, fSolSol10.1, whole genome shotgun sequence genomic stretch:
- the heatr5b gene encoding HEAT repeat-containing protein 5B isoform X2, translating to MELAHSLLLNEDALAQITEAKRPVFVFEWLRFLDKVLVAANKVDVKEKQKKLVEQLTGLISSAPGPPTRKLLAKNLATLYSIGDTFTVFQTLDKCNDIIKSKDDTPAYLPTKLAAVACVGAFYEKMGRMLGSSFPDTINNLLKALKSAESQGRGEILLSLQKVLGGLGGAAASCHRDIYKNARSLLTDRSMAVRCAVAKCLLELQNEAVFMWTTELENMATMCFKALEGSNYGVRVAVAKLLGTVMATALMPKQAAVMRQNVKRASLEEVLELMATGFLRGGSGFLKSGGEMLKGGGSVSREVRVGVTQAYVVFVTTLGGQWLERNFATFLSHVLDLVSHPRATQTHVEAVYSRRCVSFMLRATLGGLLGEKAQIAAGKEICQAIGKQMRAVGKEDGGEISRFRALQKAVVNDISGENKAGAADVSASQHVMVCALKELGSLVQSLSATASPLIQEPSIGLLETVTSVLLHPSMAARLAAAWCLRCVAVALPYQLTPLLDRCAERINNLKSSPEAVSGYSFAMAALLGGVHQCPLGIPHSKGKLVVSIAEDLLRTAAQNSRLSLQRTQAGWLLLGSLMTLGPSLVRYHLPKMLLLWRNVFPRSQKELEAEKARGDAFTWQVTLEGRAGALCAMRSFVAHCPELLTEDIIRRLMTPIECAMTMMSHVPAIIKVHGAHLKASAAMVRLRLYDILALLPPKTYEGSFNALLRELVAEFTLTDNSANTTTSLLRSLCHYDDSVLMGSWLQETDHKSIEDQLQPNSASGSGALEHDPSSIYLRVPVGEAIPGPLPLGVSVIDASVALFGVVFPHVSFKHRLQMLDHFAECVKQAKGVRQQAVQLNIFTAVLSALKGLAENKSTLGPEEVRKSALALVMGALDNPNPILRCAAGEALGRMAQVVGEATFIARMAQTSFDKLKSARDVVSRTGHSLALGCLHRYVGGIGSGQHLKTSVSILLALAQDGSSHEVQTWALHSLALIVDSSGPMYRGYVEPTLSLVLTLLLTVPPSHTEVHQCLGRCLGALITTVGPELQGNGATISTIRSSCLVGCAIMQDHSDSLVQAAAISCLQQLHMFAPRHVNLSSLVPCLCVHLCSSHLLLRRAAVACLRQLAQREAAEVCAYAMSLAKRAGDSTSIKLNITETGLEGVLFGMLDRETDRKLCSDIHDTLGHMLSSLAVEKLSHWLKLCKDVLAATTDVGGAVTFEVEKDEEDSEKKDEMDDDTMFTGLGEDDKSKPSVAPRWVTRVFAADCLCRIILLCENADKAHFDLATARSAKAKNPKGDLLVLHLSDLIRMAFMAATDHSNQLRMAGLQALEDIIKKFASVPEPEFPGHVILEQYQANVGAALRPAFSPDTPSDITAKACQVCSTWIGSGVVSDLNDLRRVHNLLVSSLDKVQAGKGSSSQLYSESATTMEKLAVLKAWAEVYVVAMKVKKEAESKPAKPVRSVDDDEDEEDVGTDVLPPDSLITLVQPELPSLSRLWLAMLRDYALLTLPAEFSSQLPPDGGAFYTPETIDTARIHYRGSWAPVLHAVALWLSSTGFGVDEEKEEVSSVPSKSPALPQGALSSVKTFEEIVKDRMHLMLGVSIEFLCFPRPEEPIEHVMSCLQALYTLLECHCAKTHIAEDQLLAVELLNVLHRLLLTRDPPAVQLQVSAVVQETIRAAQDHLQLQKMSNGKEEGGEKDFQPGSLREGGDTGELVPGKSLVFAAMELLVFILVRHLPQLNTRVKESPSHVPLRPQRLPEESARLVANTVSILAELPSLCSPAGSMTILPTALYLITGVLRETALKTSDNLVPLPASAALQGIKTIITSPLARVEGIQTQWSSLVRSSLASVLEYSQPDESRPDMDEVSMLTAITLFLLSASSELVGVTVLQKGCMDRFRNALNSSDPVVQTRCYQLLLSVFQHSNRALSTPYIHALAPLMVEKLKAVERSRPGTAAELQAVQEGIRVLENLVGMGEEQNRVQLLALLVPTLISYLLDENAISSAPQVSKGLHDFALQNLMRIGPLYPAAFKIVIGAAPELKTRLESAVRANQASSKAKAAARQAQPAAQTAPTIKLKTSFF from the exons ATGGAGCTTGCTCACAGCCTGCTGCTCAATGAAGATGCCTTGGCCCAGATCACAGAAGCTAAGAGGCCCGTATTCGTCTTTGAATGGCTCCGTTTCTTGGATAAAGTGCTTGTGGCTGCAAATAAG GTGGATGTGaaggagaagcagaagaagcTGGTTGAACAACTGACGGGACTAATCAGCAGTGCCCCAGGACCACCAACAAGGAAACTGTTGGCCAAAAATCTTGCCACCCTCTACAGCATCGGTGACACTTTCACAGTTTTCCAGACTCTTGATAAATgcaatgacatcatcaaaagCAAAGATGACACGCCTGCATACTTGCCAACAAAACT TGCTGCAGTGGCATGTGTTGGTGCTTTTTATGAGAAGATGGGCAGGATGCTGGGAAGCTCCTTTCCAGACACCATTAATAATCTTTTGAAGGCATTAAAGAGTGCCGAG TCCCAAGGCAGAGGAGAGATCCTCCTCAGCTTGCAGAAGGTGCTCGGTGGACTGGGTGGGGCAGCAGCTTCATGTCACAGAGATATCTACAAGAATGCACGCTCTCTACTCACTGACAGGTCCATGGCTGTACGCTGTGCGGTAGCAAAG TGCCTGTTGGAGCTGCAGAATGAGGCAGTATTCATGTGGACCACAGAACTGGAGAACATGGCCACAATGTGTTTTAAGGCCCTGGAAGGTTCCAATTATGGTGTTAGGGTAGCAGTGGCCAAACTGCTGGGGACTGTCATGGCCACTGCTTTGATGCCCAAACAAGCTGCTG TGATGCGTCAGAATGTGAAACGTGCCTCTCTGGAAGAGGTGCTAGAGCTGATGGCCACTGGATTTCTGCGTGGTGGATCTGGCTTCCTGAAGAGTGGAGGGGAGATGTTGAAGGGGGGAGGCTCTGTCAGTAGGGAGGTGCGGGTGGGCGTCACACAG GCCTACGTTGTGTTTGTTACTACACTCGGGGGTCAGTGGCTTGAGCGCAACTTTGCCACATTCCTGTCCCATGTTTTGGACCTGGTGTCCCACCCGCgggccacacagacacacgttgAGGCTGTGTACTCACGCCGCTGTGTCTCCTTCATGCTTCGTGCCACCCTGGGAGGCTTACTAGGAGAGAAAGCACAAATTGCAGCTGGCAAAGAAATCTGCCAAGCCATCGGCAAGCAAATGAGGGCAGTGGGTAAGGAGGATGGGGGGGAAATATCACGGTTCAGAGCATTGCAGA AGGCAGTTGTGAAtgacatcagtggagagaacaaGGCGGGGGCAGCGGACGTCTCTGCCAGTCAGCATGTTATGGTGTGTGCATTAAAAGAACTGGGCAGTTTAGTCCAGAGTTTGAGTGCCACAGCTTCACCGCTCATCCAGGAGCCTTCTATTG GACTACTTGAGACTGTGACTTCAGTGCTGCTGCACCCCAGCATGGCAGCTCGCTTGGCGGCTGCTTGGTGCCTACGCTGTGTTGCCGTGGCCCTACCATATCAACTGACCCCACTGCTTGACCGCTGTGCAGAGAGAATCAACAACCTGAAGAGTTCTCCTGAAGCTGTGAGCGGCTACAGCTTTGCAATGGCTGCTCTGCTCGGCGGTGTACACCAGTGCCCACTGGGTATCCCTCACTCCAAGGGCAAG TTGGTGGTGAGTATAGCTGAAGATCTCCTGCGGACAGCAGCTCAGAATAGTCGCCTGTCCCTGCAGCGCACACAGGCTGGATGGCTTCTGTTAGGGTCCCTCATGACTCTGG GTCCTTCCCTCGTACGCTATCACCTCCCGAAGATGCTGCTTCTGTGGAGGAATGTGTTCCCTCGCTCCCAGAAAGAACTGGAGGCAGAAAAAGCCAGAGGAGACGCCTTCACGTGGCAGGTCACCTTGGAGGGACGAGCTGGAGCACTGTGTG CCATGCGTAGCTTTGTGGCCCACTGTCCTGAGCTTCTTACAGAAGACATAATCCGGAGGCTGATGACTCCCATTGAATGTGCGATGACCATGATGTCTCA TGTCCCTGCCATTATTAAAGTCCATGGTGCTCACCTGAAAGCAAGTGCAGCAATGGTGAGGCTCAGGTTGTATGACATCCTAGCGCTGTTGCCTCCTAAGACCTATGAAG GCAGTTTCAATGCCTTGCTGAGGGAGCTGGTGGCTGAGTTCACGTTGACTGACAACTCGGCCAACACGACCACCTCTTTGCTGCGGTCTCTCTGTCACTATGACGACAGTGTCCTTATGGGCTCCTGGCTCCAAGAGACGGACCACAAGTCCATAGAGGATCAG CTGCAGCCTAACAGTGCATCTGGCAGTGGAGCACTCGAACATGATCCTTCCTCAATCTACCTTCGTGTCCCCGTCGGCGAAGCCATCCCTGGACCTCTCCCTTTGGGTGTGTCTGTCATCGATGCTTCTGTGGCTCTGTTTGGTGTGGTTTTTCCACATGTCTCCTTCAAACACAG GCTGCAGATGCTAGACCACTTTGCAGAGTGCGTAAAGCAGGCTAAAGGTGTTCGACAGCAGGCAGTCCAACTTAACATCTTTACTGCAGTGCTTAGTGCCCTCAAG GGCTTGGCAGAAAACAAGAGTACTCTAGGTCCTGAGGAGGTACGTAAATCAGCCTTGGCTCTGGTGATGGGAGCTTTGGACAATCCTAACCCCATCCTGCGCTGTGCTGCTGGGGAAGCTCTGGGCAGAATGGCTCAGGTGGTGGGTGAGGCTACCTTCATCGCCAGAATGGCACAGACCAGCTTTGACAA ATTGAAGTCAGCCCGCGATGTAGTTTCAAGGACAGGCCATTCACTGGCTCTTGGCTGTCTGCATCGATATGTTGGAGGAATTGGCTCAGGGCAGCACTTAAAGACCAGTGTTAGCATCCTGTTGGCTCTGGCCCAGGATGGTTCCTCTCATGAGGTCCAG ACATGGGCTCTGCATTCTCTGGCACTGATTGTGGACTCCAGTGGTCCCATGTACAGAGGCTACGTGGAGCCCACCCTGTCCCTGGTGCTTACCTTGCTCCTCACAGTGCCCCCATCTCACACTGAGGTACACCAGTGTTTGGGCCGCTGTCTGGGAGCTCTCATTACCACTGTTGGACCTGAACTACAGG GAAATGGAGCAACTATTTCCACCATCCGCTCATCCTGCCTGGTTGGTTGTGCCATAATGCAGGACCACTCTGATTCCCTCGTGCAGGCAGCTGCCATCTCttgtctgcagcagctgcacatgTTTGCTCCACGCCATGTCAACCTGTCCAGCCTGGTGCCCTGTCTCTGT GTGCACCTATGCAGCTCTCACCTGTTGCTGCGTCGTGCTGCCGTGGCCTGCCTGAGACAGCTCGCCCAGAGAGAGGCTGCAGAGGTCTGTGCGTATGCCATGAGCCTGGCGAAGAGAGCAGGAGACAGCACTTCAATCA AACTAAACATCACAGAGACCGGGCTGGAGGGTGTTCTGTTTGGTATGCTGGATCGGGAAACAGACAGGAAGCTGTGCTCTGATATCCATGATACACTGGGCCACATGCTGTCATCTCTTGCTGTTGAAAAGCTTTCTCACTGGTTGAAACTCTGCAAGGATGTCCTTGCAGCAACTACAG ACGTAGGAGGAGCTGTTACATTTGAAGTGGAAAAAGACGAGGAAGACTCTGAGAAAAAGGACGAGATGGACGATGACACCATGTTCACAGGCCTGGGTGAAGATGACAAGTCCAAACCTTCAGTAGCGCCACGTTGGGTGACACGGGTTTTTGCCGCTGACTGCTTGTGCCGCATCATCCTCCTGTGTGAGAATGCCGACAAAGCACACTTTGACCTGGCAACTGCCCGCTCAGCAAAAGCCAAGAACCCCAAAG GAGATCTGTTGGTGCTCCATTTATCTGACCTTATCCGCATGGCCTTCATGGCAGCAACAGACCACAGTAACCAGCTGAGGATGGCTGGCTTGCAGGCCCTGGAGGACATCATTAAAAAGTTTGCGTCCGTACCAGAGCCTGAGTTCCCGGGACACGTTATCCTGGAACAATACCAGGCCAAT GTTGGAGCTGCCCTAAGACCTGCATTCTCACCTGATACACCATCTGACATTACGGCTAAGGCCTGCCAG GTGTGCAGTACGTGGATCGGTAGTGGCGTAGTCAGTGACCTCAATGACCTGCGGCGAGTCCACAACCTGCTTGTGTCATCACTGGACAAGGTGCAGGCTGGGAAGGGCTCGTCCAGTCAGCTGTACAGCGAAAGTGCCACCACGATGGAGAAACTGGCTGTGCTAAAGGCGTGGGCTGAG GTCTATGTGGTGGCAATGAaggtaaaaaaagaagctgagtCTAAGCCTGCCAAGCCAGTCCGAAGTGTAGATGATGACGAAGATGAGGAGGATGTGGGCACAGATGTGCTTCCACCCGACAGTCTCATCACTTTGGTTCAGCCAGAGCTGCCCTCGCTGAGCCGCCTGTGGCTGGCCATGCTGCGAGATTATGCCCTGCTCACTCTGCCTGCTGAGTTCTCCAGTCAGCTGCCCCCAGATG GTGGAGCGTTTTATACTCCGGAGACTATAGACACGGCAAGGATCCACTACCGCGGCTCTTGGGCCCCTGTCCTGCATGCTGTGGCACTTTGGCTGAGCAGCACTGGGTTTGGAGTtgatgaagagaaagaagaggttTCATCAGTTCCCTCCAAGTCTCCTGCCCTCCCACAAGGAGCCCTCTCCTCCGTGAAGACCTTTGAGGAGATTGTCAAAGACAGGATGCATCTGATGTTGG gtgtgagtaTAGAGTTTCTTTGCTTCCCGCGCCCCGAAGAGCCCATTGAGCACGTGATGTCTTGCCTGCAGGCTCTGTACACTCTGCTAGAGTGTCATTGTGCAAAGACTCATATTGCAGAGGACCAG TTATTGGCAGTGGAGCTCCTCAACGTGCTCCACAGGCTGCTGTTGACCCGGGACCCTCCTGCTGTCCAGCTGCAGGTCTCTGCGGTTGTACAGGAGACCATCAGAGCTGCACAGGACCATCTGCAGCTACAGAAGATGAGCAACG GCAAGGAGGAAGGAGGCGAGAAAGACTTTCAGCCAGGGAGCCTAAGGGAAGGCGGAGACACAGGAGAGCTCGTCCCTGGCAAGTCTTTAGTGTTCGCAGCAATGGAGCTGCTCGTGTTCATTCTGGTCCGCCACTTGCCCCAGCTTAATACACGTGTGAAGGAGTCACCCAGCCATGTGCCACTCAGGCCTCAGCGACTGCCCGAAGAAAGTGCACGCCTTGTGGCAAACACAGTTTCCATCTTGGCAGAGCTGCCCTCGCTCTGCTCTCCTGCTG GAAGCATGACTATCTTACCGACGGCGCTTTACCTTATCACTGGAGTGCTGAGGGAAACTGCTCTCAAGACTTCTGACAACCTGGTGCCCTTGCCTGCATCTGCTGCCCTACAGGGCATTAAAACCATCATCACCTCACCACTGGCCCGTGTGGAGGGCATACAGACACAGTGGTCCAGCCTTGTGAGGAGCAGCCTGGCATCTGTCCTTGAGTACTCACAGCCAG ATGAGTCCAGGCCTGACATGGATGAGGTCAGTATGTTGACAGCAATTACACTCTTCCTGCTGTCTGCCAGCAGCGAACTTGTTGGCGTGACAGTCCTGCAGAAGGGCTGCATGGACCGCTTCCGAAATGCCCTAAACTCCAGTGATCCAGTG GTACAAACTCGGTGTTACCAGCTACTGTTGTCAGTGTTTCAGCACTCCAACCGTGCTTTGTCTACCCCATACATCCATGCTCTGGCTCCGCTTATGGTGGAGAAGCTGAAGGCAGTGGAGCGTAGTCGGCCAGGGACTGCTGCTGAGCTGCAGGCGGTGCAGGAGGGCATCCGAGTCCTGGAGAATCTAGTTGGCATGGGCGAAGAGCAGAACC GAGTGCAGTTGCTGGCTCTTCTTGTGCCAACTCTCATCTCCTACCTTTTGGATGAAAATGCCATCTCCTCTGCGCCCCAAGTCTCCAAAGGCCTGCATGATTTTGCCCTTCAGAACTTAATGCGGATTGGCCCCCTCTATCCAGCTGCTTTCAAGATAGTTATTGGTGCAGCACCTGAGCTTAAAACCCGCCTGGAATCTGCTGTGCGGGCCAACCAGGCCAGCAGCAAAGCCAAAGCTGCAGCCAGACAAGCTCAGCCAGCTGCACAAACGGCACCAACCATCAAACTTAAAACGAGCTTCTTCTGA